Genomic DNA from Solanum pennellii chromosome 3, SPENNV200:
TCTGTATTTTACAAATGGaaagattcatgttaatatttttttttggaaaacttttaaaataatcgAAATTGTTTATTTAATATACATGGGGTATATTCATTTTTTCGCAATAGCTTGTAAATTATTAGGAAACATAAAGGGAACTAGATAAATTTAGTGTGACAAGTTTGATTAAGAATTGATCTATATTCTCTCTCCTAGGGGGATTACATAGCACAAACTCAGTGATTTCTacggatatatatatataccatcaaaaatatatatgatatttttttaaactctcttcgttcatttttattttgttttgttgcgTTCTTTAAAGTTTATTTGGcttattttcaaagttaaattagattacattattcaatattttaaatagaaatttagatattaaaaaactatacaaaaagtgctataaattacaatttttttacatttcaatacgatgaaaaaaatattctaaaatattagttaaagcTCTTATagtttaacttttaaaatggaaaaaaaacaattaatagtGAATGGAGAgaatattaattgaatttgCAAGGCAATGCAAACATAATAAGAAAAGTATTTAAAGACATAATTTTCACTATTACTTTTTGTGAAATCATATACTTCGGAAGTGTAATTTATCTcctgaagaaaaaaaactttaataaatGAACAggcaaacatgaaaaaaaaaatatgaaacattCATCTTGAATTTAATCaatcaattattttgaaaaaaaaaatttataaaaagttCACGCACAGATAGACAGACGAGTACTTATTaatctcaatttatataattgacTAGTATATACTATGTCCCATTTGTAGTTGTGGTCGTGTtgcattttcaaaatttaatttgattaattattaaaattaaattaaattacattaatttaatatttttttagaaaatatatatattttaaaaaaattaatataataataatttaataaaaaattagtatattatactattaaataaaaaggaaacacaAAAGTGAACAGAATGATTAAAGTATTTAAATGTGTTCTCACTTCTCACTATCAAATTTAATAGGctcctctctttctctctctgccccactctctctctagattttcTCAGTGGATTGGTTCTCCGAGAGAGGGGCGTTAATCTCGGTGCTGCAAAATCCTAATCCATTGTGTTGCTTCATTTGCAGGTATTTATTCATCTGGGTATCTTCAAATCGCTAAGCTTATTGTACTGATTTGCTTCTGTTACTTTGTTTCTTGTTGCTATGGTTTATATCTGAAGTTTTTTTTCCGAAATTAACACTTGCGGTTATCTTTTCTACTCTTTAAGTGAAACAATCTGCACTTATCCTATTGTTTGTCTTGCTTGATTTCTGGAGGGTTTTGAGAATTTAGCAGGAAGGAATACGGTAGATTAATTGggatttttcatttgatttgtcGAAAAAAGATGAACAGTAAAGATCATTGTTGTAGGACGGTTTTTGATGATACAATGTGcacttttctattgttttagTCTTGCTTGATTTCTGGGTTTTTGAGAAGGAATACGGCAGGTGAATTGGGAATTTTCTTGACCCTTCATTTGATTTtgcgaaaaagaaaaaagggatgAACAATATAGAAGTTGAATAGAGAACAGGACATTATATTCCTTAAATGTTCAGATCGTTGTTGTAGGATGGTTTTTGGTGGGTGTCTTGGATCCCCTTTCTGTAAGCCCTCGCGAGAATCCTGTATTGTTCTTGTTCATTACTAACTACTGGTTTGTGTGCTTAAATCTTGGAATTTAAGTCTTGAATGTTCTTGTCATCAATTCTGagcattttttatattttaagtggtttgttaattattttttttgtagaatcCACCAACTTTGGCTTTCAATGCTTGTCAGCAGTATGGTCAAGTGAATTTTCTTGTTATGACTGATTCTTGATAACTAATTTGAACTGTTGTAAGACTGTTAATAGCTTTGTGTTGCTTCTTTCTCCAGGCACATTCCCTAATTAGTTGAATATTTCCTACCAAAGCAAGGTTaccttttaatttttgaaaatgttcGGGCTTAAGAAGTCGCCCTTGCAAAGGAATGCTAGGAATCACTCTGTGAATCCTGGATCCGGTGGTTATTCAAGTTCAAATCCTTTTGATTCTGACAATGAATCAGACAACAAGGAAACTATAAAACCTGCTCGGACGCCCTTGCATAGGAATGCTAGGAATCACTCTGTGAATCCTGGATTCGGTGGTTATTCAAGTTCAAATCCTTTTGATTCTGACAACAAAGAAACTATAAAACCTGTTCGGAGAACTTCGTCAGAGCCTTCTCCAATTACCCCACATTTGAGTAAAAAcccttttgatgatgatgatgatgatattaaaCGGACTCATTCATCTGCTTACTCCGTGACTTCAACAGAAAGAAATAAATACAAGAATGAGTTCAGGGACTCTGGAGGATTTGAGAACCAAACTGTACAGGAGTTGGAAAACTATGCAGTACACAAGGCTGAAGAGACAACGAAATCTGTTAACAATTGCCTGAGGATTGCAGAAGACATTAGACAAGATGCCACAAAAACTGTAATCACATTACATCAGCAGGGTGAACAAATTACAAGAACCCACTTAACTGCAGCTGACATTGATCATGACCTTAGCAGAGTATGGTTTTTAAGTCTATTACATTTTCTAGTTTGCAAAAGAAGAACTTGTTGTGGATTAGCATTACCAGTTTATCATCATGGACTACTAATACCCATCTGTTGTTCTTGTTTCTGCAAATTTTCATTCTTCAGTCATTTAATTGAATGGTTCATAGTATTGTTGGAATTTATACTGAATGGTAGGTTATTTCCTTGTTCATTTGGAGATGAAACTTTATAGTCTTTAGCAGGCAATGTCGATTTTGTTTAAACTTTGCATTCACTAGTCTGCTTCATGACATTCACCTCCTTAATCTACATTTGCCTCATAAATCATAACTAGAAaattgtttattaccattttcTTGATCTGGAAGATTTTATTTCTGTTATTTCCTTTTGCTATTGTACTTATCATCTGGAAACTAAAGCTTCAAATTTAATTACAGAGTGAAAAACTTTTGGGTACTCTTGGAGGCTTCTTTTCTAAGACTTGGAAGCCTAAGAAGACACGCTCAATTACAGGGCCAGTAATTACTAGAGGTAACTAAACAGATTTTGTTCTTGTTCATTATATATGCTTTTGGTGTTTGTGAGCAGGGAAAGAAAAATCTAACAGGACATTAAGATAAGAAGGCATCAAAAAAATATGGGGAGGTCTGGCTGTTGAGGAAACTGCTGATTATCTGTTATTGTGGCAGATGATCCAGTTCAAAGAAGGGGTAACCACCTGGAGCAGAGAGAAAAGTTGGGGTTGAACTCTGCACCCAAGGAACGCTCAAGTTCACGAACACTACCTCAGGAACCTACTAATGCACTGCAGAAAGTTGAGGTACATACAGTGTTACTTGAAAAAACTGAGACTGGTATTCAGAACTATGGTTTAGAGAATTGATACTGGCTTTAAGCTGTTGCATGATAGGAAGATATACTTTGGGACAAAATAGTGACTGGCATTAAGAACTGCTTTATATAATTGGTTCAGAGGTTGATATTGTCTCTAGGATGTTACATGATAGGAAGATAAACTTGCTCTCACTTATGCGTCCTAGTGTTAGAAAACAAGTTGATTGGGTCTATTGACTGACTCGTTTTGCTTATGAAGTAAGGTTAGCAATCTCTGAAGCTCAGTCACCTCTCAATCCTGGAAATTCCTCCTGAATTTCAATCCCAAAAAATCCTGACCCCTTGTGTCCCCTAACCTGTTGAACAATCTGTTTGCCAAAATGTGTCCCCCCCTCACCTGTTGAACAGTCCATTCCCTTTGGCAAACGACCCTAAACAAAATAGGGATTTAAGTTCCCCTTTATTTGAATGAGGACAGCAGATAAGTTtgatattaacatatttcattgACAATTTGACTGTAAAATGTGCAGTTTGAAAAGTCTAAATGTAAAAGCTTAGAATATGCGAAATACCCGACGATGGGGGTGGGGGTCAGAGAAAGCTACACCGCACCACACATAACCAATTGAATCAACATTGTCTTTTGTTGCATGGCTGCTGATTTAGCAGCAGTTGGTTTGTTATAGGTTTAGGATTTGATTGGATTTGGAGACCATTTTCTATTTTCATAACAATGGGAAATTGGGGATGTCctcattctaattttttttgatgagTCTGAATTTTTTGTTGAGTCGAAGGTTTATCAGGAACAGCCTCCTTACTCCACAAAGGTGTAGGGATTAGGTTTAGGATTTGGAGAccatttctatttttatatctATGGGAAATTGGGAATGTCttcattctaattttttttatgagtcTGAATTTTCTGTTGCGTCGAGGTTTATCGGAAACAACCTCCCTACTCCACAAAGGTAGGGATTAGATTTAGGATTTGACTGGATTTGGAGACCATTTTCTAATTTCATATCTTTGGGAAATTGGGGTGTCctcattctaatttttttttatgagtcTGAATTTTTTGTTGAGTCGAAGGTTTATCggaacaacctctctaccccaCAAAGGTAGGGATTAGGTTTGCATACACCTCACCCTTTCCAAAGACCCCATTTGTGGGACAACACTAggtatcttttattttttcttaccCCTCCTTGAGCTTACATCCTCTTTGCTCCCTTGGTGATTTGAACCCTCAATTTTAGGGTTGGAGGTGAGGGTGCTTACCCATCCAAGCAACTCCCTCTTGTCTATACtggttatgttgttgttgaattTGTTTCTAGTGACTTCATTCTTAGAGAACttgtttcttgagttgaaaGTCctgttaatatttcttttggatACGCAGAATAACATTTGATGATTTATAGAAACCCTACTGCTTTCTAGCTTCAACTCTTGGCTAAATTATAAGGAATTAAAGGAAAAGGGAGAGTTACATTTTGACAGAGGACTTCATAGTTGAATGAAAGAGTGGGTCTGCTTTTCTCTGTGGTGTTGGGAAAGAGTGTTCTATTCGTGTTTCCATGTAGAATGTAAGAGTGGGTCTGCTTGGAGGGGTAGGGAACGAAGCAAAGTGAGTTAATCAATTTTGAAATGTTGATAGGTTGAGCATGCGAAGCAAGATGACGCATTATCAGATCTCAGTAACCTGTTGGGAGAGCTCAAACATATGGCTATTGACATGGGGTCTGAAATAGAAAGGTTAGTGTTCAAGCTAGTGAAATTTTCTTTAGAAGGATCAATAGCATCCTTGCTCTTTTCCCCTACTCCTTTCCTCTTCTTGTTGTACTTTAATGTACCGTGTTATTATTCCTCTAAGAATTTCTGCATATGCTGTTGGATATTGCAGGCAGAACAGATCCCTGGATCATTTTCAAGATGATGTAGATGAGCTCAACTTCCGAGTTAAAGGTGCTAACCAGCGTGGCCGCCGCTTACTTGGCAAATGACCTAGAATTTATCTCATGTATTAGCACTAGATGTTAACGTGCTCATTTTCTTCACAATGCCAATTTTTTCATCTGTTAtttctgattattttttttagtacaCCTGGTGATCGGCTTGCAAATCAACAAATTGCTGAAGTTTACTTGCTTTTACTTTCTCAGTTTTCTATTTTGCAAGCGTATTATGCATTCCTTGCACagtttttaccttttttttggACCCTGTTCTGGACAAGAGGAAGTTTAGAAACCATCAAAATCTTTGACTTTTGCAACATACTTAAGACACATAGTACAACAAAAAGCGCTTGTTCCCACAATGAGGGGAGAAATGATGAACAATGCTCCCACGATGACAAACCCTCAAATATCTTAACACACTAAACTTCAAATAGCAGAACTGGGAAGTACTCTTGTTGCTTTCCAAGATCAAATGCCATAAGATTCAAACGATCCCAGCATAGATCAGATTTCGCGGTATCCATTTCATGCACATTCGAGATATAAAGCAACAAATATACCAGTAACAGGCACAAGCTggtaaggaaaaaaagaaattttcataAAGAATGACTTCATAAATTTTGTTTAGGCAGCAATAGCTCTAAAGCCATTGATATAAAGGTCTTTGCGTAATCATGGTCAAAATGATTATCCTCAGTAAAGTAACATACACACGAGCAGACTGCAACTCCAGTTAAAGCATGAATTGGAAAGGTAAGATGGTTAGAGCCCTTCacatcaattttgaaagaaaaaaaaaagaaaaagaaaagacattCGGATAAGAAGAGAACTAAGCAAAGGCAAAGGGATACAGAGTTGAGACTTCCCTTCGGCGGTTCCCTTGAGCAAAGGGAAACAGGAGAGTGAAAGCTTGAGAAGGAGCATGGGAAAAAGGAAGTACACTCAGCAAAAAAAGGAGGAGAAGGGAAGCATATCTAATCCTAACTTTCTGGTCAGCATAATATCAATTGAGAAAGATAAgagatatcataaccttctgtGTTTTGGTTTCATTccaaaaattgttgaaattagcTTTCCCCTTTCAATTGCTATTCCTCCAACATCTTTAATCCAAGTGAGGACTTACATATAGTCCTATCGCAGAAAGACAACTCTCACACGAAATAACTGAGTTCACCTTTGGTTCAATTCTTCAAGGGTACTGATACTCGAAACCCTCAACAACATTATCGCAAACTGGAATTTCTAGGTTTAAGTACTTCATAAAGCTACCCTCACTGGCTTGATAAAGCTGCTAAAGGTTACACTAGTTTGCCTTCAGTCATCAAGGCAAGTCTTGTTACTATTGTACATTCAGTTTCCTGTTCCCGCATAATTCATAATATCAGAAGTTACAAACTTTTGCAGAACACACTGTAAAATCTTACAATGCATATACAGCAAACAAGTGCAACATCAGCTAAAACTGAATCAAGGTAATCTCACTGTCACAGTTAATAACCTGAAGAACTTAACCAAATCCCATGAATACAAGCAATCAAGAAACCAAGACTTATCATAGATCACCAGCCAACAATGCATAAGGGCATAGTCCAGCAACCAGCCAATCACCGGGTACACGAAAACAATAATCTCCAATCTATCTACCAAATAGTGTTAATCAAATTGTGCTAAGCTAACAAAAGCATTCACCGGGCACATGAAAACAACAATCTCTAATCTATCTACCAAATATTGCTTATCAAATTGTGCTAAGCTAACAAAAGCATTCACCGGGCACATGAAAACAACAATCTCTAATCTATCTACCAAATATTGTCTATAGAAAGCATATAATTCAACTCAAAACAAGGCTGGAGCTTTATGAAAAATCGATTCTTTCAAATACATAACCGAGGAATATCAGTTAAAGAACATCAACAATACACAGTGCAGTGacattcatcacaattaacGTTTAATTGTACAAAAAAGAACCAAAACCCTAGGGTTTCTGCAAAACACCATTCATAACTCAAGGGATTCACATCCATCATAGCTGAACTATTCAACGTTCACAGAATTATTCTATtgttctaaatataaaaaaaaggattaaaaatgAACGAAGATTCAATGGTGTTACTGGTTCAATTCCATAACGCTTTTGACCTTGGGTGCGTAGAGGGAGTAGACTACGGCCTGTCTCTTGGCAACCTCGAGCTGTGACCTACCATCGGAGAAAGCAGCGGTGACCTTAGATGGATCCGAGAGGTCTTTGTTCTGGCGAAACCCATCGATCGTTCGGCGCTTAGTGTATTCCCTAACGTTGTAATCGGGAAACTCACGCGCCGTCCGTAGAAGCGACCGGAAAAGAGTAAGGACTTCCACGCGTGACGGCGACGCCATTTTTCCTTTAGAAACAAAAAACGCCGAGAGGTTTTCCGATTCAGGCGACCGATTGTGTGAAGATGCGCTGAGGTTTATCTAGAAAATCTGGGGTTTTAAgagcaaaaaaaaagaaaaatattttcaatattccACCTTTGGTCCCTTAAATATGACCAATTATTTTTCgtgataaaattacaatatattccTTAAAAGTTTATAACTATAGAATTTCTTtaaactaatataataatataagtgttAGAGCTCCACTATTCAACAAAGAGAAAGGAAGATGCGCTAATTTGGTTAGAGGACAGACAGATTTGATTCACAGCCTATACCGCTTTTGACCAAAAGAGAGATTAGATTGACTTCCTAGATCATGGGATTCATTAATTTGATGCACGAGGTACATTGATTGTTAAGTAAtctacattacattttatacattatacactaATCTAATGTactttttatacatgatacactaatctgatgcgcgaaaaagagagattttgaaaatttgtaaaacatatAGAGAATAATGCTAATAAGTAaactaaaagataaaattttgaatctCATGGACATAACAAGATAAGTTGAACTGGTATATTTGATTCTATAATGAATAATGAGTTATTCCatgtaaaaattataatcaGCTATAAGGGGCTGGTATTATTGTAGCcacatttatattttgtattgaaGCTCTCAATAATACCTATGTACAACTGGGAgaaataaaattaggaaaaacaaTGAACTTGATGGACAATGGTTCAATAGATATTGGAGAGTTGAGATTTGTAAAGACTGGAGACAAGCTTGGAATGTCTCCTGTTTCTGTGAGTTGCAATAATTTCCCGTTGAGGAGCATTGTTCTGCTTCTAATGTTGCCACCTTCTGGTGTTAGATGGTATTCTTCTCGCGATAGTGTAACGTCTGATGATTTGATTCCTACCCACGAAACACTTTGTTTAATACTGCGCGCGAATGACTTCTTGTTGTGATCCATTTTTTTACCAACTTGCAAGCTGGTTTCTGCAGTAGAGTGGATGTTGACTTGGTACTGAATCTGGGTGCTTAAATTTATCAGAAGTAAAGTCACACCTGCCTGAAGAAAGGTAACACCAGTGAGTTGATACGCGATTTTGGTCTTTCTAGTAGTATGTAGACAGTAGCACATACAcataaatgagaagaaaaaaatgagagttCAGTGGACTAAGGGACACCAGACAAGGTTGATATTTgcaggtagagaggttgtttccgaaaCTACATGGTGCTCCTAGACTCCCACGAAGCCTAACCCCACCGAAAAGTGGCAATGCATAAGTTGACATTGGCTGCAATTCTGATATGCAAGAATATGAAGGTTGGTTTTCGAAATAAGGCAAAATGACAGAGTCCGTGGATAAAAACTCAACCAGACCCGGTGTtcagaaaaaaacaaataatttaaccTTGACAGTGAAAACCTAAACTTGAAAAACACAAGTCATGCATTAGTTGGTTTAGTGTATACACCTGGTGCAGATAAGTTCATAATCAACTAAGTCTTATTGCATAGCCTACAAATGGAGGAGTGAAAGATATTATATCTAGTTAGCTCTAGTTATAACTACCCCTGTAGGGTTCACAAACCTAAATAGCATATGGTCCTTGTGTGTCAGAATCCAAAACAATATCAGAGAAACACTAGAGCAATTGCATCTTTGTTGGTCTAACTAAGAGCATTTCTGGTGTCTGAGGCTCCACAGTATATGTTATATTGACATGATAGATTATGCAacagaaagaaaacaaaagaagcaGTTAAACACAAGAATTTCATTTGGGGAACCTATAAAGCACTTGTTATCAAGACAATTTTCCAACGTAGTGACGCATCTCATATTGCATAAATGAATCAGGAGATATACACATACTCTATCTTTTGTACAGTGGGCATAAGTGCGCAAATGTGGTGCTGCGCTGTTGACAACACCAAGAACGACTTTTCCCATCAGTCTATTCCAAAGAAGTGCACTGTATCAAATTGAAAACAGAAGgattaaaactttttttcttaGATTCTCACTGACTTTAAAAACATGACAATGAAAATTAACAGCCTGCTCCTTCTAATGATAGAGTGAAGCCAAACTTGAATAAAGTAGTCAAACACCTCACCTATAATAATCAGGATTTGGAACAAAAGTAGCGGTATCAAGAAGCCCATAATTTCCACCTATAAGCGTCTGTCTGCAGTATACTTTAGTATGGTGCTTGGCTGCCATCCCAAGCTGATCTAAGTACCTATATTCCATATTATAAGGTCTTTAGAATTGTTTCACTTGACTGTTTGCTAATACTAAAAGTCAAATCAAGCAAGAAATTTTACCAAAAGCTATCTACGAAGGCGTTAGACACATCAGGACCTCCACTGTTGAAGGCTCCACCAGATTCTCCAACCCAAGCTGAAGCCCAAGGACCATTTCTTAGAATGGTTTGAGTAAGACTGCTGAACGTGCCTTCTGTTCTACTCAGGTATTCaggatttaaaattttatccacTAGCTTGCTGTCGGACCCTGAAACAGAACACTTCTGgtttaattaacataataaattcAGCAGTTACGGAATCTAGATAATAGAaagaaactacataagaatAAACCAGAACGATTGCTCTATTGCTAGTCTTTTGAACTACTAAACAATAATGCAGTCATTTTTCAAGGATGTAAATGAAGTACTAAGACTACACCagttaaaaatttcaaaaacaacaGCAAAATGGAGACCAAGTGTCATAAACAGAGAAACATTTAAGATTTCATCGCTGGTTTTATGAGTTTAAAGTGGTCCTCTCATAATTAAGATTGAAGCTTACTTTTCCAATACTGACTACTAGATTTTCTTAGTCGAGGAGGCTTTTAATATAGCTCCAGTCTTAAAGGGAAAAAGATTCGCACTAGCTCACCCGGGCCAAGATTATAAATATGATGTGTCAAGACATTGACAGTGCCATGTCCTGAAACCTGAAGGAGCTTGCCGAACCACCCAGGATCATAGAATCCTCCTGGTGCTAATAGTAGAGGACGTTCGGGGGTGTTCTGATATGCTTGGTTTAAGAGATTGTGCATCTGGATAACATCTTTTCCATACTGTGCAGCATCAACTCTTGCACCAATCCCGCTACCACTCAATTCATTTCCTACAAAATGAAAAAAGCATGATTAAGGAACGGAGAGAGATTTACATCAAGTTGCAAGAAGAAAGAAATATGCCAGAGAAATTTACCAAATTCCCACGAGTGTATGTGGTAGCCCTTGGCAACagtgtattttatgaaattaaggGCATTGCTGGAATCCCAATTTCCTACCCACACATGCCTATTTGCCTGTCGTCTCCCATACAGTGCATTCAAGCCGAAAGTCACAAGTGCTCTGCAGCAAATGCAGTAAAACTCGAATGAACTTCAACGGAGAAACTTTAGAATCATGGGAAGTTTTCAACAGTCCTAAAGTTattctactttaattttttggtaTAAGTCATAGTCCTCagtataaaaaagaaatatagatTTCAAGCACAATATTCCACATTTTTAAGTTTCTCGAATTTATGGATGCAAATTTAGGATTCAGAAGTAGTGACATGAAAGAGTCATGGATTAGATGTGGAATGCCATCAATTTAGACCTTCAAAGAGTCATTCGAAAAGATGAAAGTGGAAAAATTTGAGCATAAGCCAAACTTGGAGGCGAATGTTTCCTCTTGAAAGTGGTAAATGGAAAGAAGAGAACAGAAAAATAAGTAAAGAATCAAGCCGTAACGTGCAGCCTAGGAGCAGACCAGATTATTAGCCAGGACTCGGTTACATACATTAGGAGAAGTACAGAATGTGCCTATCTTACCCTGTCTTCTTGAAAAGGTTATTTAGCTCATCCCATCTCTGCATAGGTAAGCATCCCTTAGAGAATCCAAACAACCCATCCTTCTGCTGGGTGAATGGTCTGCAACGAGATATTAAGTTGCCAACGCCATATATTACTTGGTCTTGTAAAGAACCTCCAAGCCGTAATCTCAAACCCTTGAAAGCTGTATCACCAATAAAAGAGACATAGAGAAAGAAGTTCAGTTTGCTCATCATATCTTAAGGTGAAATGACAGCATCTTGGGGTCTCAGTTTCCAAATTATGGTAATAACATAAACAACTTGGAAATAAGTTGAAAATTATGGCATAATGGTACGTGCAAACCTCGTATAGCATTCTCCAGATATGGATGAGTTAAATCCTGACAAATCAAAACACATTCATGAACACAGACTTAATCAGAAACTCGATAAGATATCTatactttttaatattaaagaacAACATATTCCATCAACAACAAGCTAGTATGAGTTACCAGATTTAGAATGGATGCTGAACCCCAAGGACATTGCTTGTAGTTACACTTCTCTTTAGGCCACCAATCAATGGTAGCACAAATGTAATTAGCATCTGTCCAGGCAACTTTCGTAGATGCATCAATCGTAAGTACTATTTCTTTAACTGTTTGTGATGAAAGTGCAGGGCATAGTGCCAAAAAGATTAACAACAAGGTTCTGAAGTTCATTAGAAGATTAACCTCCACGAATTCACCGCTGTTTGAACCTAATCAATCATATACTGCCAAAGAGGAAGCAACCAAATAAATGTTGAGACTTTTAAAGAGTAAGTTATTCTTTCAAACAAGACTACAAATATAGCAACACTCATTGTAAGTTATTCTTTCTAACAAGAATACAAATATAGTAAACATTCATTGGACAACATCATACTCAAGTGCTGTGTTTTGACAGCTAAATGTAGATTTAACAAAACACAACAACGATACGTGTAGTCTCACAAGTGACGTCTgaggagggtagagtgtacgcaaATCTTACCCCTCGGGTAGACAAGTAAGAAAATATGAATGAGAAAATGAGGAAGCAAACCAAATTGTTTTCTTGCTTACATATAAAAGAGTCTTTACCACTCTGAGTCAGTCAAGTTTAACCAGATCAAGAAACTTATCAATAAAGGACAATAGTAATGTAATGATGGAGACGAAAATTCCAAAACTGGAAATTAATTTAAACACTGCATATATAAATTCAGAACCAATTAAATACTTACACTTTTT
This window encodes:
- the LOC107015467 gene encoding heparanase-like protein 1 produces the protein MNFRTLLLIFLALCPALSSQTVKEIVLTIDASTKVAWTDANYICATIDWWPKEKCNYKQCPWGSASILNLDLTHPYLENAIRAFKGLRLRLGGSLQDQVIYGVGNLISRCRPFTQQKDGLFGFSKGCLPMQRWDELNNLFKKTGALVTFGLNALYGRRQANRHVWVGNWDSSNALNFIKYTVAKGYHIHSWEFGNELSGSGIGARVDAAQYGKDVIQMHNLLNQAYQNTPERPLLLAPGGFYDPGWFGKLLQVSGHGTVNVLTHHIYNLGPGSDSKLVDKILNPEYLSRTEGTFSSLTQTILRNGPWASAWVGESGGAFNSGGPDVSNAFVDSFWYLDQLGMAAKHHTKVYCRQTLIGGNYGLLDTATFVPNPDYYSALLWNRLMGKVVLGVVNSAAPHLRTYAHCTKDRAGVTLLLINLSTQIQYQVNIHSTAETSLQVGKKMDHNKKSFARSIKQSVSWVGIKSSDVTLSREEYHLTPEGGNIRSRTMLLNGKLLQLTETGDIPSLSPVFTNLNSPISIEPLSIKFIVFPNFISPSCT
- the LOC107013698 gene encoding LYR motif-containing protein 4, whose amino-acid sequence is MASPSRVEVLTLFRSLLRTAREFPDYNVREYTKRRTIDGFRQNKDLSDPSKVTAAFSDGRSQLEVAKRQAVVYSLYAPKVKSVMELNQ
- the LOC107012146 gene encoding SNAP25 homologous protein SNAP33-like, with the protein product MFGLKKSPLQRNARNHSVNPGSGGYSSSNPFDSDNESDNKETIKPARTPLHRNARNHSVNPGFGGYSSSNPFDSDNKETIKPVRRTSSEPSPITPHLSKNPFDDDDDDIKRTHSSAYSVTSTERNKYKNEFRDSGGFENQTVQELENYAVHKAEETTKSVNNCLRIAEDIRQDATKTVITLHQQGEQITRTHLTAADIDHDLSRSEKLLGTLGGFFSKTWKPKKTRSITGPVITRDDPVQRRGNHLEQREKLGLNSAPKERSSSRTLPQEPTNALQKVEVEHAKQDDALSDLSNLLGELKHMAIDMGSEIERQNRSLDHFQDDVDELNFRVKGANQRGRRLLGK